In Peptococcus niger, the genomic window GAGTTTGTGGTCGTTCCCGCCTTTGTTACGGCGCAAAAAGCCATCGAGATGATGCGGGCCTTTGCACCGGATGCAGAGACCATCTACTATGTATACGTCATTGACGGCAATAGCCACTTGGTTGGCATCTTATCCTTGCGTGAATTGATCATTGCCGGCCCGGAAACAGCTGTGGCAGATATTATGCAAACCAATGTGATGAGCGTGAATGTTCATGACGACCAGGAAGAAGTCGCCGATTTAATGACCAAGTATAATTTCTTGGCCGTACCTGTCGTGGATGACGATGAACACATCATCGGGATCATCACCGTCGACGACATCGTCGACGTCATTCACGCTGAGGCCACGGAAGACTTTTACCGGATGGCCGGTATCAATGAAGGGGAAGATGACGAGGAACCGACCGTTAAAGGGGCTTATTTGGCCCGGATGCCCTGGCTTTTGATCACCATTTGTGGTGAATTGGGCAGCGGTATTGTTCTCTCGGGCTTTCAAGCCCGCTTAGAGCAGGTGGTCGCCCTGGCTATTTTTATTCCCTTGTTGACCGGGGTGGCAGGCAATGTCGGCACCCAGTCTTCAACGGTAACGGTTCGTGGTTTGGCCATGGGCACGCTGGAAAGCGGTCATACCCTGCGGATTGTTCTGCGGGAGACCTGCATCGGCTTAGCCCTGGGGGTAAGCGTCGGCCTGATTGTCGGCGGCATCGGATCGCTCTGGCAATTTCCCCTCTTGGGACTAGCGGTAGGGTTGACCCTGGTGCTGAACAACCTCATGGCCTCCTTTATGGGGACTGTGGTGCCGCTGACCTTTAAGCGCATCAATGTGGACCCGGCGGTGGCGTCAGCGCCATTTATCACCACGGTGGTGGATATTTCCGGGTTGTTGAATTATACTTTGATTGCAGCTGCGATTTTAAATATTTAAGACAGGTGCGCCTGTCTTTTTTTGTTGACAGATAAAGGATTTGGAGGATTTATGAAGCAGGAAGGTGGATTAAGCTGGGTGGAGGCTCTCTGCATGTTGGGGCTGGCCTATGCCCTGGTGTTCGGCATTGCCGTTGTTTTAGCCGGGCCCTTGTCTTTTGACAAGACCCTGCTCTTTTGGCTGACAACGT contains:
- the mgtE gene encoding magnesium transporter, whose product is MLTHIDLPTTEEEETRLRDYLEDVQPEDIAEYISNLDDRNEQIELIKLLEPDDAAIVFFELNDFSLVSDVLLSLPRWQAMAIAAEIPSDDAADLLADMEDNVRSRVLALFDDEARSDIIELLGYDEDTAGGLMTTEFVVVPAFVTAQKAIEMMRAFAPDAETIYYVYVIDGNSHLVGILSLRELIIAGPETAVADIMQTNVMSVNVHDDQEEVADLMTKYNFLAVPVVDDDEHIIGIITVDDIVDVIHAEATEDFYRMAGINEGEDDEEPTVKGAYLARMPWLLITICGELGSGIVLSGFQARLEQVVALAIFIPLLTGVAGNVGTQSSTVTVRGLAMGTLESGHTLRIVLRETCIGLALGVSVGLIVGGIGSLWQFPLLGLAVGLTLVLNNLMASFMGTVVPLTFKRINVDPAVASAPFITTVVDISGLLNYTLIAAAILNI